One genomic region from Proteus vulgaris encodes:
- a CDS encoding type I secretion system permease/ATPase codes for MPASKHNNEITNIIKQRKKVFLSIGIFTALINILMLVPSIYMLQVYDRVLPSGNEMTLLMLTLIMLALFIFMGGLEYLRSIIVIRMSNKLDLSLNSRIYTAAYQAKLNKTPGINSSLAFNDLVTIRQFITSHAIFAFFDLPWFPIYLLVIALFNPWLGLFALCGALVLFSLAILNEYLSRSSLKKANEFANQAQVIQGHHFEHPQPIEAMGMLGHLRNQWQIAHFKYLQAQTHASDNAAGVNAITKVTRMALQSLMLGLGGWLAIDNTISPGMMIAGSILLGRALAPIEQVIGVWKNWDSSKEAYKRLTTLLNTYPEENKKMALPSPKGELTVNINQAQYPQTERTLLNNIHFSLSPGDVLGIIGPSASGKSSLAKFIVGIWEVKTGAIRLDNADIYQWNKSEVGQYIGYLPQEIALFPGTIAENIARFSEIDPQKVTQAAMMANVHEMILRFPDGYETVIGAHGEGLSGGQRQRIALARALYGNPTLVVLDEPNSNLDDLGIKALMQAIQILKQNKKTVILITHQKQLLSVTNKLLVLFDGHTKLFGSTTAVIAELNNSSAIKSTPTPATTPITQSNI; via the coding sequence ATGCCAGCAAGTAAACACAATAATGAAATAACAAATATTATAAAACAAAGAAAGAAAGTATTTCTTTCCATTGGAATATTCACAGCCTTAATAAATATTTTAATGTTAGTTCCTTCCATTTATATGTTGCAAGTTTATGATCGAGTTTTACCTTCAGGTAATGAAATGACTTTATTAATGCTAACGCTCATTATGTTAGCATTATTTATTTTTATGGGAGGATTAGAGTATTTAAGAAGCATTATTGTCATTAGAATGAGTAACAAACTTGATTTATCCTTAAACTCAAGAATTTATACTGCTGCATATCAAGCAAAATTAAATAAAACTCCCGGTATTAATTCCTCTTTAGCATTTAATGACTTAGTAACTATTAGGCAATTTATTACAAGTCATGCTATTTTTGCTTTTTTTGATTTACCTTGGTTTCCTATTTATCTTCTTGTTATCGCATTATTTAATCCATGGTTAGGATTATTTGCATTATGCGGTGCGCTCGTTTTATTTTCGTTGGCAATTCTTAATGAATATTTATCTCGATCATCATTAAAAAAGGCCAATGAGTTTGCTAATCAAGCACAAGTAATACAAGGTCATCATTTTGAACACCCACAGCCTATTGAAGCTATGGGAATGCTAGGTCATTTACGAAACCAATGGCAAATTGCTCACTTTAAATATCTACAAGCACAAACTCATGCAAGTGATAATGCAGCCGGTGTCAATGCAATAACAAAAGTCACTCGAATGGCACTGCAATCCTTAATGTTAGGATTAGGCGGATGGTTGGCAATAGATAATACAATTAGCCCAGGAATGATGATCGCAGGCTCAATACTATTAGGTCGTGCTTTAGCCCCGATTGAACAAGTTATTGGTGTATGGAAAAACTGGGATAGTAGTAAAGAAGCTTATAAAAGGTTAACTACACTACTAAACACGTATCCTGAAGAAAATAAAAAAATGGCGTTACCTTCTCCTAAAGGTGAATTAACGGTCAATATTAATCAGGCTCAATACCCTCAAACAGAACGTACACTATTAAATAATATTCATTTTTCACTTAGCCCGGGTGATGTACTTGGTATTATTGGCCCTAGTGCTTCAGGTAAATCCTCTTTAGCGAAATTTATTGTAGGTATATGGGAAGTTAAAACCGGAGCCATACGCCTTGATAATGCAGATATATATCAATGGAATAAAAGTGAAGTTGGTCAATATATTGGATACCTTCCCCAAGAAATCGCTCTTTTTCCCGGTACAATTGCCGAAAATATTGCTCGTTTTTCTGAGATAGATCCTCAAAAAGTCACTCAAGCTGCAATGATGGCAAATGTTCACGAGATGATTTTACGTTTTCCTGATGGATATGAAACCGTTATTGGTGCTCATGGTGAAGGATTATCAGGGGGGCAACGACAACGTATAGCATTAGCACGCGCATTATATGGCAACCCTACACTGGTTGTTTTAGATGAGCCAAATTCTAATTTAGATGATTTGGGCATTAAAGCGTTAATGCAAGCTATTCAAATACTTAAACAAAATAAAAAGACCGTTATATTAATTACGCATCAAAAACAATTACTCTCAGTGACCAATAAACTTTTAGTTCTTTTCGATGGTCACACTAAATTATTTGGCTCTACAACAGCCGTTATTGCTGAGTTAAATAACTCATCAGCAATAAAGAGTACGCCAACGCCAGCAACCACACCTATTACTCAAAGCAATATTTAA
- a CDS encoding serralysin family metalloprotease, which translates to MGSSLLKKAVGLSNVSDLLDKSGIFYNFSAKTLPSFDYDTAGKHIAREDSTWNGKYVIGQAAEVTYSFPTWAGKKFNDFGDKNPYGFNSTQKEHARQSLDAWSDIANIKFTEVGPNVKSDITFGNITDPYGKFQAYATLPNTHDYYGRDVSGQAWFSDYYYAGNTTPELGNYGRLTIIHEIGHALGLMHPGDYNAGQNVPGYLKSDYAEDSRQYTVMSYWEEYETGAHFQGAYAGAPLLHDISAMQYLYGANTTTRTGDDVYGFNSNTGIDYYTATSSNDKLIFSVWDSGGNDTFDFSGYYQDQVIDLREGHFSDVGGLQKNVSIAQGVTIENAIGGSGNDIIYGNDADNILIGGGGNDILYGGGGQDTLWGGTGSNTFVYKEISDSLVSAADKIMDFKSGIDKIDLSELIENTFSHKFLNFVDNFTGRSGEATIKYDQATNSSELAINAYGYGYSPDFKIDIVGFVNYETDFIV; encoded by the coding sequence ATGGGTTCTTCTTTATTAAAAAAAGCAGTAGGATTATCTAATGTCTCTGATTTATTAGATAAGAGTGGAATTTTTTATAATTTCTCAGCTAAGACTCTACCTTCTTTTGATTATGATACCGCAGGAAAACATATCGCACGTGAAGATTCCACATGGAATGGGAAATATGTTATCGGTCAAGCAGCAGAAGTAACGTATTCATTCCCAACTTGGGCAGGTAAAAAGTTTAATGATTTTGGTGATAAAAATCCCTATGGATTTAATTCAACACAGAAAGAACATGCAAGACAATCTTTAGATGCATGGTCTGATATCGCAAATATTAAATTTACAGAAGTAGGACCAAATGTAAAATCAGATATTACTTTTGGGAATATTACTGATCCATATGGCAAGTTCCAAGCTTATGCAACATTACCAAATACCCATGATTATTACGGGCGTGATGTTTCAGGCCAAGCTTGGTTTAGTGATTATTATTATGCTGGCAATACAACGCCTGAATTAGGTAACTATGGTCGCTTAACTATTATCCATGAAATTGGTCATGCACTCGGTTTAATGCACCCTGGCGATTATAACGCAGGGCAAAACGTACCAGGTTATTTAAAATCTGACTACGCTGAAGACAGTCGTCAATATACTGTTATGAGTTATTGGGAAGAATATGAAACAGGCGCGCACTTCCAAGGTGCTTATGCAGGTGCCCCTTTACTTCATGATATTTCAGCAATGCAATATCTCTATGGTGCAAATACAACAACCAGAACAGGTGATGATGTTTATGGTTTCAACTCAAACACCGGTATTGATTATTACACTGCAACAAGCAGTAACGATAAATTAATATTCTCCGTTTGGGATAGCGGTGGTAACGATACTTTTGACTTCTCAGGATATTATCAAGATCAAGTTATTGATTTACGTGAGGGTCATTTCTCTGATGTTGGCGGACTACAGAAAAACGTTTCTATTGCACAAGGCGTTACAATAGAAAATGCAATCGGTGGCTCTGGTAATGATATTATCTATGGAAATGATGCTGATAATATTCTCATCGGTGGCGGCGGTAACGACATACTGTATGGTGGCGGCGGTCAAGATACATTATGGGGTGGTACGGGTAGCAATACCTTTGTTTATAAAGAGATCTCTGACTCTTTAGTCTCTGCCGCTGACAAGATAATGGACTTCAAATCGGGTATTGATAAGATTGATTTATCAGAATTAATCGAAAATACCTTTAGCCATAAATTCCTTAACTTTGTTGATAATTTTACAGGTCGCTCAGGTGAAGCAACCATTAAATATGATCAAGCAACAAACTCAAGTGAACTTGCTATTAATGCTTATGGTTATGGATATAGCCCTGATTTCAAAATTGACATTGTAGGATTTGTTAATTACGAAACTGACTTTATTGTTTAA